Proteins encoded in a region of the Cytobacillus pseudoceanisediminis genome:
- the phnD gene encoding phosphate/phosphite/phosphonate ABC transporter substrate-binding protein: MKKFLMLITIFSLMLLSACGGNETDNTDGNGKEQSKETFTIGVIPVQTEGSMEAAMEKLQSTLSEKLDRDVAVEVYPDYNGVVEAMNYDKIDMAYFGPLTYVVAHEKSGAKAIITQLIDGEPFYYSYIITHKDNPWNSLEDLLKNSSESDFAFGDINSTSGSLIPSIELKDREVYKSEDDHSFKSVRFTGSHDATALAVQNKQVDAGAIDSAIYNQLVDSGKVDGDQIKTIWKSEKLFQYPWAVHENTDEETIKALKEAFLAIEDPEILDAFGASGFTEASNEDYESIRQAALKEGLIKE; this comes from the coding sequence ATGAAAAAATTCTTAATGCTCATAACTATCTTTTCACTGATGCTTTTGTCAGCATGCGGCGGAAATGAAACAGATAACACAGACGGAAACGGAAAAGAACAATCGAAAGAAACGTTCACCATTGGGGTCATTCCAGTTCAAACAGAGGGATCCATGGAAGCTGCCATGGAGAAACTTCAGTCCACTTTATCTGAAAAACTCGATAGGGATGTAGCTGTCGAAGTATATCCGGATTATAACGGGGTAGTGGAAGCCATGAACTACGATAAAATTGATATGGCTTATTTCGGCCCGTTAACATATGTTGTTGCACATGAGAAGAGCGGCGCAAAAGCCATCATTACACAGCTGATTGATGGAGAGCCATTCTATTATTCATATATCATCACACATAAAGACAATCCATGGAATTCACTTGAAGATTTACTGAAAAACAGCAGTGAATCTGACTTTGCTTTCGGTGATATCAATTCAACTTCAGGATCTCTAATCCCATCCATTGAATTGAAGGACCGCGAAGTTTACAAATCAGAGGACGACCACAGCTTTAAGTCCGTCAGATTTACAGGCTCGCATGATGCTACTGCATTGGCAGTTCAAAATAAGCAGGTTGATGCAGGTGCGATCGACAGCGCCATTTACAATCAATTAGTGGATTCAGGAAAAGTAGATGGAGATCAGATTAAAACGATCTGGAAATCAGAAAAGCTTTTTCAGTACCCATGGGCTGTACATGAGAACACCGATGAAGAAACGATTAAAGCATTAAAAGAAGCATTTCTGGCGATTGAAGACCCGGAAATTCTGGATGCTTTCGGGGCAAGCGGATTTACAGAGGCAAGCAATGAAGATTATGAAAGCATCCGCCAGGCTGCCCTAAAAGAGGGACTTATTAAAGAATAG